Within the Magnetospirillum sp. 15-1 genome, the region CAGCCGCCGCGCCTCTTTAAGCGCCGACTCGAAATCCGGCTGCACCGCCAAAGGACCGGCGGCGTACATCAGGTTCTCCACCAGACCGAAATTCTCGACCACCATGCCGTGCTGGCGGCAGAACAACCGGCCGTCCTCGTCCCGGTCGTGGGGAACCCGCTCGCTGTAGGGACGCATGTCCTCGGACCAGACGATCACCGGCTTGCCCAGGGCCTCGGCATAGCCCATCTCCCAGGTGGTTCCGGGACAGGCGCCGGGACCGCGGAACGGCGAGACGCAGGCGATCACCACGTCGCATTCCCCGATCCGCTCCATGTTGCCGCGCCGGATCAGCGCCGCCAGTTCGGCGGGAGGCAAGGCCAGTTGCGCGGCCTCGGGCTCGAACGGCGCCACTCCCTCCAGACCGTGCTGGCCGCACATCTCGGCCAGATAGTCGAGCAGAGCCTTGGCGGCCGGATGGAACACCGCCGGACCGGCAAGATAGGCCTTGGGCTTATGGGACATGAATGGGATTTCCGGCTGGGGGGGATCAGGCCAGGGTATCCAGGCCTTCCTTCTCCGTCCTGGCGATGCTGGAGAAGGTTCGGGCGGCCAGGATATAGGCCTGCTTGGCCTGATCGAGATCGACCACCTCGCGCACCAGATCCACCTCGCCCTCGGGCGGCAGCGGCACATAGGCCGCCCCGGCCGGGCTGGTGGAGACCACCTGGCCCCGTTGGGCCTGATAGTCGGGCGTGGTGGCGTTGGCGATATTGTCGGCGGCGGTCTGGGCAACCCGCGACTGGGTGGCGAGGCCACTGAGCAGTGTCGTCGAGGCTATGGAGGAAATCATCTTGGTCCGACCACCTGGTTAAGCCTCCATCATGCGCCCTCGGCCACCCTCAAGGCAAGCCGATCGCCGCGAAGCGGGCCGGCGGGTCCCCCCTCCCCCGCCGCTTGAGCGGCCTGGGCATCGCACGCGTCGGGGCCGATCCCATGGACAAGGGACAGGGGGGCGCCCGTCGGCAGCCTGTTCCAAGCCGACCATCGGCGCGAGATGTAGGGATAGCCTCGAAGCACGGGGCGCCGCCGAAGCCGTTACCGGCTCGTCCATTCCCCTCACCCATAAAAAAGGTCCGCCCGCCGTGGACAGGCGGACGGACCCGATAAAACGCTCACCCCATCCCTAGAACTTGACGTGCTCGATGTTGGTGAACTCGATGGTCTGGTCACCCTCGTGGCTATGGACCGTGATGGTGCCGGCCTTGTCCTGACCGAGATTGATGGTGCCGGTCGCGGCATGGTCGCCATCCGAAGCCACCGTCCAGTCATGGCCGCCGCTCGAGATGGTGATCGACGCCCCTTCATGCATGTTGGTGGACAGGTCGATGGTATCGGTCCAGTTGGCCCCGGCGCCGCCATTGACGGTGTCGTGGCCGGTTCCGAAGTCGAACAGGAAGGTGTCGTTGCCGTCCTCGCCCATCAGATTGTCGCTGCCGGCGCCCGCCACGATGGTGTCGTTGCCGGCACCGCCATGGATGGTGTTGCCGCCATTGCCGGCCACCAGCAGGTCGTCGCCGCTGGCCGACCAGATCACGTCATGACCCGTGCCGCCGGCCACCGTCAGGTTGCCGTAGTCGTAGTTGGTGGTGGTCATGTCGAGCACGACATTATCGCCGTCGCCCAACTGGATATGGTCGTAGCCGCTGATGTGCTGCCTGCCGTCGGCGCCTTGCAACGACATGTAGTCGTTGCCGCCGGCCCCGATCAGTGTATCGCCGCTATGGCCGTTGTAGAACTCGTTGTGGCGGTTATCGCTGGAGATATCGATGGAATCACCGGTTCCCGCGTGACCGCCGTTGCCCACGTCCACGCCGCGCCAGCCGCTGCCCCAGTTAGTGCCGTCATCCGTGGCCTGGGTGACGTGACCGGAGTGGCTGCCGTCCACTTCCCACGAACCGTTGGCGCCCCAGCTCTCGTCGCGGCCGCCGCCATTGCCCCAGCCGACGGCATGACCAACGTCGCTGCTGCCGCCCGAGGAGCCGCCGGTAACCTGGACCGAGATGGTCTGGGTCGCGTGGCCGCCATTGCCGTCATCCACCTGAACGGTGAAGGAGTCGGTGCCGCTCCACTTGGTGTCGTCGGCATCGTAGAAGAACGCGCCGCTGTTCGAATCGACGAACAGGCTGCCGTGATGGCTGCCGCCGTCGAGCACCGAGTAGGTCAGCGTGTCGCCATCCACATCGGTGGCGCTTACCTGACCGATATTGGAGGTGTTGGCATGGGCATTGTCCACGCTCAACGTCGCGGTGGTATGGGCCGCGTCGATCACCGGCGCATGGTTCGGGTCTTGGACAAAGACCGACACGGTGGCGGTATCGGTGCCGCCGTGGCCGTCGCTGACCGTGTAGTCGAAGGTGGTGGTGCCGTTGAAGCCGCTGTCGGCGGTGAAGGTGACGTGGCCGGCATTGTCGATGCTGACCGTGCCGTGATGGGCATTACCCACCGAGACGATGCTGAGGGTATCGCCATCGGCATCGGTGTCGTTGGCCAACAGGTCCGAGGCGTTGATGGTCACCTTGTGATCGGTGCCGGTGGCGATGCGATCATCGACCACCGTCTCGCCAGCGTTGCTGCCGGCCCCCACCAGGGTGGTAACCGACACGTCGCCGCCATGGGATTCGGTGGAGGACACCGTGGTGGTGAGGTTCAGGCTGCTGGCCGTCACCGGGGTATCGGTGACCAGGGTCACCGTCATCGGCGAACCCGACGACACGTTCAGGGTATAGCTGCCGTCGGCATTGGGGGTCAGAGCCTGGCCGTTCAGTTCCAGATGGCCGCCGGCCGGGACGTTGCCGATGGTCACCGGCGACAGCGTCTCGCTGCCGTCGCGATCATTCAGCGTCGCCCGAACGGTGATCGGCGTCTCGTAGGTGTGGGTGGTGGTGGTCGTCGTCACCGTGGTGGTGCCCTGGAAGGCGGTGGCGTCACCGATCACCTGACCATCGGAGAACTTGATGTTCTCGAAATCCTTGACGTAGTTCTTGATGCCGTTGGTGTTGGCATCCCACTGCGCCTTGGTCACGCCGGTCAGTTCGATGGAATCGGTGCCCGAACCGCCGCTCACCGTCACCCACAGGTTCTGGCCGGTGATGGTCACATGGTCGTCGCCCGCTCCCATGTTCACATTGGAGGTGATGGCACCGCCGATCTTGACGGTATCGTTGCCGGAGCCAGCGTCGATGGACGCCCAGTCATTGCCCTTGACCTCCAGATAGTCGTCGCCGGCCCCCAGGTCGACCTTGGCGCTCAGGTCACGGGCCACCAGCACCCGGTCATTGCCGGAGCCGGCATCGATGCTGCCATTGGCGTAGCCGCCGATCTGCAGGTCGTCATCGCCCGATCCCAGGCCGATATTGCTGTTGAGGCTGCCGACGATCTTGACGTCGTCGTTGCCCGAGCCGGCGGAGATCGACCCGTTGGCGTCGCCGCCCAGCTGCAGACGGTTGTCGCCGTTGCCCAGGTCGATATTGCTGTTGAGGTTGCCGCCCACCCGGACGGTATCGTTGCCCGAACCGCCGGACACCGAGGCGTTGACGTCGGAGCCCACGTCCAGGGCATTGGTGCCGTTGCCCAGGTCGATCTTGCCGCTGCTGCCGCTGCTGCCGCTGTTGACGCTGTGGCCGATGGTCACCTGGTCGTCACCGCTGCCGGTGCTGATACTGGCGTTGTTGTCGCGGCCGACGCTGATCACGTTGGCATTGTTGCTGCCGTTAATGGCGGTATTGAGGTCGCCGCTGATCGTGGTGGTCGGGGTGGCGGTGGTCGGATCGGACATGGAGTCCAGACCGTTCCAGCTCACGGTATTGCCGGTCACGACGGTCGTCGTGGTCGTGGTGGTATGAACGTCATCCACCGTCGCGCCCACGGACACCGACAGGGCCGGCCCCTGAGCCACGTTGTCGACGCGGCTGTCATCGCCGGCCACCGGCCCGTGGTTGAGGCGACCCACGTTGACGGAAACCGTCTCGGTGGTGGCGCCGCCGTGGCCGTCGTCGATCTGGACCTTGAAGGTATCGGTGCCGTTGTAGGTGCCGGTCGGTGTGTAGGTGAAGGTACCGTCCGGGTTAAGGACCACCGAGCCATGCTGCGGCCCGTTGTTTCCGGTACCCAACGAGAAGTGGAGATGGTCACCGTCGATGTCGGTGGCCACCACCTGACCGCTGACCGCGGTGCTGGTGGTGGTGGTGACGCTGGCCGCATCCCCCGCATCCGGTCCGTGGTTGCTGAGATCGTCATGGACCGTGGCCGAAGCCGAAGACGAGGCCACGCTGGTGCCGTCGACGCTGACCGCCGTGACATTGACGTTGAGATCGCCCGAGAACCCGGCCGGTGTCTTCACCGACAGGCCGGTGAGCTGGCTGGGGTTGATGGAGTAGGAGCCGTCGGCTCCGGCCACCAGCGCCACGCCGTTCTGATAAAGGGTCGAGCCGGACGGCAGACCCGAAATCTTCACGCTGTGGCTTTCCGAGCCATCCATGTCGGGGAAATTGGCCGAAACATTGATGGCATGCATGGCGGTGGGTGCGGCGGTGCCCCAGGTCACTGACATGTTGACGTCGTTGTAGTCGCGATCGCCGCCGCCCGCGAGGTCTTCCCAGTTCTGGTTACCGGAAACGGTGCTGGCGTCCTCGTTGTGGACCAGATGGTCGCTGTTGAGCGAGCTCTTGTCGAACAGCACCTTGGCACCGGTGCCGCTCAGCACATGGCCGCTGCTGTCGCTGGCCTGCCAGTTGCCCGACGAGTCCTTCGAGAAGGTCAGCGCCGTCCCATTGTGCAGGGTGGAATTCTGGCTGCCGCCATCGGGGATTACGAAGAAGCCGACCCGATCGGGATCGACACCGCTGATGGTCACCGAGGCGTTGGGCGAGGCATGCACGTCGGACCAGATCACGCCGCCCGAGGTCGGGTTGCCGTTATCGTCCATGACGTAGTAGCCGTAGGTATTGTGGTAACCCGCCGATGCCGTCGTATCCAGGTT harbors:
- a CDS encoding nucleoside 2-deoxyribosyltransferase, with amino-acid sequence MSHKPKAYLAGPAVFHPAAKALLDYLAEMCGQHGLEGVAPFEPEAAQLALPPAELAALIRRGNMERIGECDVVIACVSPFRGPGACPGTTWEMGYAEALGKPVIVWSEDMRPYSERVPHDRDEDGRLFCRQHGMVVENFGLVENLMYAAGPLAVQPDFESALKEARRLAEAGRQGAG
- a CDS encoding cadherin-like domain-containing protein, coding for MTIKASDLLSHASDVDGDTLSVSNLSANNGTITDNHDGTYTFTPGHDFSGNVELNYTVSDSHGATTAGTAHFDVNAVADSPNLSASNVTVDLNAGQAQTLSGTGGNDTLVGGSGNDVVSGGAGDDVLYGDGAGKVTVALNISDRLSDTDGSESLGSVTIGGVPDGASLSAGTHNADGTWTLTPAQLNGLSLTTTEGTDLHLSVTATSTEASNGSTASSTTSFDVHFTGSAAGNDVLDGGAGNDTLFGGAGNDTLSGGTGSDLLEGGDGNDVLNFSADGTWSGGYVSQNVGDTIHGGTNETYTITGDNVSQDVFRGGAGTDTLVMGSGNDAVFLDDGYSASPTGGGPRLEGIESIVAGDGNDVVDLTSNRYSYGDVTIDGGAGNDVLMGNQGNDVIDGGTGNDVLYGASGNDTLRGGDGADTLDGGWGSDTIDGGAGNDLGIIKGGQSAGDVYDGGSGTDTLRVDLSGSQYTAAVRAELQQFQSFIADPAHAGQSFHFNTLGVDAKNWESLKITVDGKDISLENAPTVTSTTAVSTEEDHSGAGRVSGTDQDVGDSVRYHLMDASGNQVDSLNTAHGTVTINSTTGEYTFTPNADAQSLRAGDVQTDSFKVVATDGTMSSAPTTVGVTITGSNDGAVITGTTTGSVGEDGSHSVTGTLNVADVDHGQAHVTAQTVQTDQGTFSIGENGQWTFQVNSANADVQALGANESMTKTFAVASADGTATQNVTVTITGANDSATISGTTTGRVGEDGNGTATGTLNVADVDHGQAHVTAQTVQTDQGTFSIGENGQWTFQVNSANADVQALGANESMTKTFAVASADGTATQNVTVTITGANDSATISGTTTGRVGEDGNGTATGTLNVADVDHGQAHVTAQTVQTDQGTFSIGENGQWTFQVNSANADVQALGANESMTKTFAVASADGTATQNVTVTINGANDSPTVSGAVSLGHTAEDNSVTFTKAQLLANAHDTDAHDTLSVTSLSSTHGSIVDNGNGTYTFTPTDNYSGHVDVNYTVSDGHGGTATGSAALDVDAVADKASVSVSIGAPVETPNGSFTVTNLDTTASAGYHNTYGYYVMDDNGNPTSGGVIWSDVHASPNASVTISGVDPDRVGFFVIPDGGSQNSTLHNGTALTFSKDSSGNWQASDSSGHVLSGTGAKVLFDKSSLNSDHLVHNEDASTVSGNQNWEDLAGGGDRDYNDVNMSVTWGTAAPTAMHAINVSANFPDMDGSESHSVKISGLPSGSTLYQNGVALVAGADGSYSINPSQLTGLSVKTPAGFSGDLNVNVTAVSVDGTSVASSSASATVHDDLSNHGPDAGDAASVTTTTSTAVSGQVVATDIDGDHLHFSLGTGNNGPQHGSVVLNPDGTFTYTPTGTYNGTDTFKVQIDDGHGGATTETVSVNVGRLNHGPVAGDDSRVDNVAQGPALSVSVGATVDDVHTTTTTTTVVTGNTVSWNGLDSMSDPTTATPTTTISGDLNTAINGSNNANVISVGRDNNASISTGSGDDQVTIGHSVNSGSSGSSGKIDLGNGTNALDVGSDVNASVSGGSGNDTVRVGGNLNSNIDLGNGDNRLQLGGDANGSISAGSGNDDVKIVGSLNSNIGLGSGDDDLQIGGYANGSIDAGSGNDRVLVARDLSAKVDLGAGDDYLEVKGNDWASIDAGSGNDTVKIGGAITSNVNMGAGDDHVTITGQNLWVTVSGGSGTDSIELTGVTKAQWDANTNGIKNYVKDFENIKFSDGQVIGDATAFQGTTTVTTTTTTHTYETPITVRATLNDRDGSETLSPVTIGNVPAGGHLELNGQALTPNADGSYTLNVSSGSPMTVTLVTDTPVTASSLNLTTTVSSTESHGGDVSVTTLVGAGSNAGETVVDDRIATGTDHKVTINASDLLANDTDADGDTLSIVSVGNAHHGTVSIDNAGHVTFTADSGFNGTTTFDYTVSDGHGGTDTATVSVFVQDPNHAPVIDAAHTTATLSVDNAHANTSNIGQVSATDVDGDTLTYSVLDGGSHHGSLFVDSNSGAFFYDADDTKWSGTDSFTVQVDDGNGGHATQTISVQVTGGSSGGSSDVGHAVGWGNGGGRDESWGANGSWEVDGSHSGHVTQATDDGTNWGSGWRGVDVGNGGHAGTGDSIDISSDNRHNEFYNGHSGDTLIGAGGNDYMSLQGADGRQHISGYDHIQLGDGDNVVLDMTTTNYDYGNLTVAGGTGHDVIWSASGDDLLVAGNGGNTIHGGAGNDTIVAGAGSDNLMGEDGNDTFLFDFGTGHDTVNGGAGANWTDTIDLSTNMHEGASITISSGGHDWTVASDGDHAATGTINLGQDKAGTITVHSHEGDQTIEFTNIEHVKF